One Pseudochaenichthys georgianus chromosome 4, fPseGeo1.2, whole genome shotgun sequence DNA window includes the following coding sequences:
- the LOC117445289 gene encoding dimethylaniline monooxygenase [N-oxide-forming] 2-like isoform X2: MVRRVAVVGAGSSGLACIKICVEEGMEPVCFESSDDIGGLWKCKESPEPERSSIYRSLVVNTSKEMMCYSDFPMPADYPNYMHNSQLLQYYRLYADHFDLLRYIHFQTTVKSVAQRPDFSLSGQWDIVTINKDGEEERNVFDAVMVCSGHYTHPSLPLSGFPGYETFSGRCFHSWEYKDADACRGKRVVVVGIGNSGGDIAVEISRSAKKTFLSTREGAWVIGRMSSNGLPLDMTAITRLNNMLTLLLPNTLVNWAAERALNYKYDHRLYGLKPKHRLMDRSPLINDDLPGRILQGALVMKTNLKGFKDSGVEFEDGRVEENIDAVVFCTGYNGTFPFLPSVLTDGPQRELTLYKTLFPPSLVLPTLAIMGNVEMQARWAVKVFTGSSCLPPKEKMLEVIESERKRNMKSYPCPRTAALQVEYIPYLDFMAKEVGVRPNLLTLLLTDPVFWVRIFFGPCTPYQYRLTGPGQWAGARQAILTQWERLAQPFRTRAVPESRPSAISPWALVLGGTVAMAFVLSKTEITPVLSGAAQFLDRCKMFLKDSWFTLTPN, translated from the exons ATGGTGCGACGTGTGGCAGTGGTGGGAGCCGGCAGCTCTGGTCTGGCTTGCATCAAGATCTGCGTTGAGGAAGGCATGGAGCCTGTTTGCTTTGAGAGCAGTGATGACATTGGCGGCTTGTGGAAATGTAAG gagtcacctgagccagagcgaTCCAGCATCTATCGCTCCTTGGTGGTGAACACCTCCAAAGAGATGATGTGTTACAGTGATTTCCCCATGCCTGCTGACTATCCAAACTACATGCACAACTCCCAGCTGCTGCAGTACTACAGGCTCTACGCTGACCACTTTGACCTGCTCAGATACATTCATTTCCAG ACCACAGTGAAGAGTGTTGCCCAGAGGCCGGATTTCTCTCTGTCAGGTCAGTGGGACATAGTGACAATTAACAAGGATGGCGAGGAGGAGAGAAACGTCTTTGATGCAGTTATGGTGTGTTCAGGCCACTACACTCATCCGTCCTTACCCCTGTCAGGTTTTCCAG GATATGAGACGTTTTCTGGCAGGTGCTTTCACAGCTGGGAATACAAAGATGCAGATGCCTGCAGAGGAAAGAGGGTGGTGGTGGTCGGCATTGGCAATTCTGGAGGAGATATTGCAGTGGAGATCAGTAGATCTGCAAAGAAG ACATTTCTCAGCACACGCGAGGGGGCCTGGGTGATTGGCAGGATGTCCAGTAATGGTCTTCCTCTGGACATGACCGCTATCACCAGACTCAACAACATGCTCACACTGCTTCTGCCCAATACTTTGGTCAACTGGGCAGCAGAGAGAGCACTGAACTACAAATATGACCACAGACTGTATGGTCTGAAGCCCAAACACAG ACTTATGGACAGAAGTcctctgatcaatgatgacctCCCTGGTCGAATCCTTCAGGGAGCGCTTGTAATGAAAACCAATCTAAAAGGATTCAAAGACTCAGGAGTGGAATTTGAAGATGGCAGAGTGGAGGAGAACATTGATGCTGTGGTTTTCTGTACAGGCTATAATGGAACATTTCCATTCCTGCCTTCAGTCTTAACTGACGGGCCTCAACGAGAACTGACATTGTACAA GACTCTGTTTCCTCCTTCTCTGGTACTACCCACACTGGCCATCATGGGTAATGTGGAAATGCAGGCGCGATGGGCTGTCAAGGTCTTTACCG GTTCGAGCTGTCTTCCACCTAAGGAGAAAATGCTGGAAGTCATAGAGTCTGAGAGGAAGAGGAACATGAAAAG CTATCCTTGCCCACGAACGGCAGCTCTCCAGGTAGAATACATCCCTTACCTGGATTTCATGGCAAAGGAG GTGGGTGTTCGACCAAACCTCCTGACACTACTGCTGACAGATCCTGTGTTCTGGGTGAGGATCTTCTTTGGTCCCTGCACTCCATATCAGTATCGTCTCACGGGGCCTGGACAGTGGGCCGGGGCCCGTCAGGCGATCCTCACTCAGTGGGAGCGATTGGCTCAACCCTTCAGAACCAGAGCGGTACCGGAGAGCAGGCCGTCTGCGATTTCTCCCTGGGCGCTTGTACTTGGAGGAACAGTTGCAATGGCTTTTGTTCTGTCTAAAACTGAGATAACTCCAGTGCTGTCGGGTGCCGCCCAGTTTCTGGACAGGTGCAAGATGTTTCTGAAGGACTCCTGGTTCACTCTTACACCAAACTAA
- the LOC117445289 gene encoding dimethylaniline monooxygenase [N-oxide-forming] 2-like isoform X1, with translation MVRRVAVVGAGSSGLACIKICVEEGMEPVCFESSDDIGGLWKCKESPEPERSSIYRSLVVNTSKEMMCYSDFPMPADYPNYMHNSQLLQYYRLYADHFDLLRYIHFQTTVKSVAQRPDFSLSGQWDIVTINKDGEEERNVFDAVMVCSGHYTHPSLPLSGFPGLSNSNILQNLMKEHSSCIYCNCFPFAPSVSTPGYETFSGRCFHSWEYKDADACRGKRVVVVGIGNSGGDIAVEISRSAKKTFLSTREGAWVIGRMSSNGLPLDMTAITRLNNMLTLLLPNTLVNWAAERALNYKYDHRLYGLKPKHRLMDRSPLINDDLPGRILQGALVMKTNLKGFKDSGVEFEDGRVEENIDAVVFCTGYNGTFPFLPSVLTDGPQRELTLYKTLFPPSLVLPTLAIMGNVEMQARWAVKVFTGSSCLPPKEKMLEVIESERKRNMKSYPCPRTAALQVEYIPYLDFMAKEVGVRPNLLTLLLTDPVFWVRIFFGPCTPYQYRLTGPGQWAGARQAILTQWERLAQPFRTRAVPESRPSAISPWALVLGGTVAMAFVLSKTEITPVLSGAAQFLDRCKMFLKDSWFTLTPN, from the exons ATGGTGCGACGTGTGGCAGTGGTGGGAGCCGGCAGCTCTGGTCTGGCTTGCATCAAGATCTGCGTTGAGGAAGGCATGGAGCCTGTTTGCTTTGAGAGCAGTGATGACATTGGCGGCTTGTGGAAATGTAAG gagtcacctgagccagagcgaTCCAGCATCTATCGCTCCTTGGTGGTGAACACCTCCAAAGAGATGATGTGTTACAGTGATTTCCCCATGCCTGCTGACTATCCAAACTACATGCACAACTCCCAGCTGCTGCAGTACTACAGGCTCTACGCTGACCACTTTGACCTGCTCAGATACATTCATTTCCAG ACCACAGTGAAGAGTGTTGCCCAGAGGCCGGATTTCTCTCTGTCAGGTCAGTGGGACATAGTGACAATTAACAAGGATGGCGAGGAGGAGAGAAACGTCTTTGATGCAGTTATGGTGTGTTCAGGCCACTACACTCATCCGTCCTTACCCCTGTCAGGTTTTCCAGGTCTGTCAAATTCAAACATTTTACAGAATTTGATGAAAGAGCATTCATCTTGCATATACTGTAACTGTTTTCCTTTTGCACCATCTGTATCTACTCCAGGATATGAGACGTTTTCTGGCAGGTGCTTTCACAGCTGGGAATACAAAGATGCAGATGCCTGCAGAGGAAAGAGGGTGGTGGTGGTCGGCATTGGCAATTCTGGAGGAGATATTGCAGTGGAGATCAGTAGATCTGCAAAGAAG ACATTTCTCAGCACACGCGAGGGGGCCTGGGTGATTGGCAGGATGTCCAGTAATGGTCTTCCTCTGGACATGACCGCTATCACCAGACTCAACAACATGCTCACACTGCTTCTGCCCAATACTTTGGTCAACTGGGCAGCAGAGAGAGCACTGAACTACAAATATGACCACAGACTGTATGGTCTGAAGCCCAAACACAG ACTTATGGACAGAAGTcctctgatcaatgatgacctCCCTGGTCGAATCCTTCAGGGAGCGCTTGTAATGAAAACCAATCTAAAAGGATTCAAAGACTCAGGAGTGGAATTTGAAGATGGCAGAGTGGAGGAGAACATTGATGCTGTGGTTTTCTGTACAGGCTATAATGGAACATTTCCATTCCTGCCTTCAGTCTTAACTGACGGGCCTCAACGAGAACTGACATTGTACAA GACTCTGTTTCCTCCTTCTCTGGTACTACCCACACTGGCCATCATGGGTAATGTGGAAATGCAGGCGCGATGGGCTGTCAAGGTCTTTACCG GTTCGAGCTGTCTTCCACCTAAGGAGAAAATGCTGGAAGTCATAGAGTCTGAGAGGAAGAGGAACATGAAAAG CTATCCTTGCCCACGAACGGCAGCTCTCCAGGTAGAATACATCCCTTACCTGGATTTCATGGCAAAGGAG GTGGGTGTTCGACCAAACCTCCTGACACTACTGCTGACAGATCCTGTGTTCTGGGTGAGGATCTTCTTTGGTCCCTGCACTCCATATCAGTATCGTCTCACGGGGCCTGGACAGTGGGCCGGGGCCCGTCAGGCGATCCTCACTCAGTGGGAGCGATTGGCTCAACCCTTCAGAACCAGAGCGGTACCGGAGAGCAGGCCGTCTGCGATTTCTCCCTGGGCGCTTGTACTTGGAGGAACAGTTGCAATGGCTTTTGTTCTGTCTAAAACTGAGATAACTCCAGTGCTGTCGGGTGCCGCCCAGTTTCTGGACAGGTGCAAGATGTTTCTGAAGGACTCCTGGTTCACTCTTACACCAAACTAA
- the LOC117445289 gene encoding dimethylaniline monooxygenase [N-oxide-forming] 2-like isoform X3 yields MTLAACGNESPEPERSSIYRSLVVNTSKEMMCYSDFPMPADYPNYMHNSQLLQYYRLYADHFDLLRYIHFQTTVKSVAQRPDFSLSGQWDIVTINKDGEEERNVFDAVMVCSGHYTHPSLPLSGFPGLSNSNILQNLMKEHSSCIYCNCFPFAPSVSTPGYETFSGRCFHSWEYKDADACRGKRVVVVGIGNSGGDIAVEISRSAKKTFLSTREGAWVIGRMSSNGLPLDMTAITRLNNMLTLLLPNTLVNWAAERALNYKYDHRLYGLKPKHRLMDRSPLINDDLPGRILQGALVMKTNLKGFKDSGVEFEDGRVEENIDAVVFCTGYNGTFPFLPSVLTDGPQRELTLYKTLFPPSLVLPTLAIMGNVEMQARWAVKVFTGSSCLPPKEKMLEVIESERKRNMKSYPCPRTAALQVEYIPYLDFMAKEVGVRPNLLTLLLTDPVFWVRIFFGPCTPYQYRLTGPGQWAGARQAILTQWERLAQPFRTRAVPESRPSAISPWALVLGGTVAMAFVLSKTEITPVLSGAAQFLDRCKMFLKDSWFTLTPN; encoded by the exons ATGACATTGGCGGCTTGTGGAAAT gagtcacctgagccagagcgaTCCAGCATCTATCGCTCCTTGGTGGTGAACACCTCCAAAGAGATGATGTGTTACAGTGATTTCCCCATGCCTGCTGACTATCCAAACTACATGCACAACTCCCAGCTGCTGCAGTACTACAGGCTCTACGCTGACCACTTTGACCTGCTCAGATACATTCATTTCCAG ACCACAGTGAAGAGTGTTGCCCAGAGGCCGGATTTCTCTCTGTCAGGTCAGTGGGACATAGTGACAATTAACAAGGATGGCGAGGAGGAGAGAAACGTCTTTGATGCAGTTATGGTGTGTTCAGGCCACTACACTCATCCGTCCTTACCCCTGTCAGGTTTTCCAGGTCTGTCAAATTCAAACATTTTACAGAATTTGATGAAAGAGCATTCATCTTGCATATACTGTAACTGTTTTCCTTTTGCACCATCTGTATCTACTCCAGGATATGAGACGTTTTCTGGCAGGTGCTTTCACAGCTGGGAATACAAAGATGCAGATGCCTGCAGAGGAAAGAGGGTGGTGGTGGTCGGCATTGGCAATTCTGGAGGAGATATTGCAGTGGAGATCAGTAGATCTGCAAAGAAG ACATTTCTCAGCACACGCGAGGGGGCCTGGGTGATTGGCAGGATGTCCAGTAATGGTCTTCCTCTGGACATGACCGCTATCACCAGACTCAACAACATGCTCACACTGCTTCTGCCCAATACTTTGGTCAACTGGGCAGCAGAGAGAGCACTGAACTACAAATATGACCACAGACTGTATGGTCTGAAGCCCAAACACAG ACTTATGGACAGAAGTcctctgatcaatgatgacctCCCTGGTCGAATCCTTCAGGGAGCGCTTGTAATGAAAACCAATCTAAAAGGATTCAAAGACTCAGGAGTGGAATTTGAAGATGGCAGAGTGGAGGAGAACATTGATGCTGTGGTTTTCTGTACAGGCTATAATGGAACATTTCCATTCCTGCCTTCAGTCTTAACTGACGGGCCTCAACGAGAACTGACATTGTACAA GACTCTGTTTCCTCCTTCTCTGGTACTACCCACACTGGCCATCATGGGTAATGTGGAAATGCAGGCGCGATGGGCTGTCAAGGTCTTTACCG GTTCGAGCTGTCTTCCACCTAAGGAGAAAATGCTGGAAGTCATAGAGTCTGAGAGGAAGAGGAACATGAAAAG CTATCCTTGCCCACGAACGGCAGCTCTCCAGGTAGAATACATCCCTTACCTGGATTTCATGGCAAAGGAG GTGGGTGTTCGACCAAACCTCCTGACACTACTGCTGACAGATCCTGTGTTCTGGGTGAGGATCTTCTTTGGTCCCTGCACTCCATATCAGTATCGTCTCACGGGGCCTGGACAGTGGGCCGGGGCCCGTCAGGCGATCCTCACTCAGTGGGAGCGATTGGCTCAACCCTTCAGAACCAGAGCGGTACCGGAGAGCAGGCCGTCTGCGATTTCTCCCTGGGCGCTTGTACTTGGAGGAACAGTTGCAATGGCTTTTGTTCTGTCTAAAACTGAGATAACTCCAGTGCTGTCGGGTGCCGCCCAGTTTCTGGACAGGTGCAAGATGTTTCTGAAGGACTCCTGGTTCACTCTTACACCAAACTAA